A single Myxococcales bacterium DNA region contains:
- a CDS encoding DUF4240 domain-containing protein — MERLECTAGTSRKFWECAVVGRELRVWWGRIDTVGKRQTKVFATPAAARAAAAALVRAKLAKGYTTVKAGARRRPPPAAPPPTGPMTEAVFWALIATFDWKRTGDDDAVLRHAVRALAAMTVDDIYAFDDLLAAKLFALDTRAVARGVYRGELDPDDGDAYISADDFLYTRCVIVANGRAFYDRVLADPHTAPQGLEFESLLYVAADAYAKKTGDEYDHAPPLSKESFSNRAGWKPTAATRPGRATSAAVPPGNRRPARSG, encoded by the coding sequence GTGGAGCGCCTCGAGTGCACGGCCGGGACGTCGCGCAAGTTCTGGGAATGCGCGGTCGTCGGCCGCGAGCTGCGCGTCTGGTGGGGGCGCATCGACACCGTCGGGAAGCGGCAGACCAAGGTGTTCGCGACCCCGGCGGCGGCGCGGGCGGCGGCCGCCGCGCTGGTGCGCGCGAAGCTCGCCAAGGGCTACACCACGGTCAAGGCCGGCGCTCGCCGCCGACCACCACCAGCAGCGCCGCCACCGACCGGCCCGATGACCGAGGCGGTGTTCTGGGCGCTGATCGCGACGTTCGACTGGAAGCGCACCGGGGATGACGACGCGGTGCTGCGCCACGCGGTGCGGGCGCTGGCGGCGATGACCGTCGACGACATCTACGCCTTCGACGATCTGCTCGCGGCCAAGCTGTTCGCGCTCGACACGCGCGCCGTCGCGCGCGGGGTCTACCGCGGCGAGCTCGATCCCGACGACGGCGACGCCTACATCTCGGCCGACGACTTCCTGTACACCCGGTGCGTCATCGTCGCCAACGGACGCGCGTTCTACGACCGGGTGCTCGCCGATCCGCACACCGCGCCGCAGGGGCTGGAGTTCGAGTCGCTCCTGTACGTCGCCGCCGACGCCTACGCGAAGAAGACCGGGGACGAGTACGACCACGCGCCGCCCCTGTCGAAGGAGTCCTTCAGCAACCGCGCCGGCTGGAAGCCGACCGCGGCGACCCGGCCGGGACGCGCGACCAGCGCCGCGGTTCCGCCCGGCAACCGCCGCCCCGCGCGGAGCGGATGA
- a CDS encoding NAD-binding protein has protein sequence MEGLAETARKRSSRLGLAVLAMLVAAVSSLAFTRVELTSGQTLSVPEAAYASLQLFTLNNGACPRSGTGWAAILWACYFIAPLVSASTLVSFGAQVWSDIRGPAHRAGQLRGHTVVAGYGKYTEALLANLAREKARKVVIIDSNGKLASPHHPEHREWPVLRGDFGSEGVLRAAGISVADEVYAASDQSFRNLAACQQAVAVRPGIRSYALVADPDLWDGLGDTVTDLGIEPINPYAVAARNWDFDGPVLVLAGFGGFGRAIVLEHGRGATRRLKRVVLIDRDADRKCRHLLKTYGRDDIAELVPIKGDIYDPAVFEQALTLANVPEPMVMLATGDDESNVEMALVLRHRWNISATVIVRLGTQSAGMTELAKRAGFRCVALQNLIKTSDLQGARTPPAEIDRGP, from the coding sequence ATGGAAGGCTTGGCAGAGACGGCTCGAAAACGCAGCTCGCGCTTGGGGCTAGCCGTGCTGGCGATGCTAGTCGCGGCGGTCTCGAGCCTCGCGTTCACGCGTGTTGAGTTGACAAGCGGGCAAACCCTCTCCGTGCCAGAGGCCGCATACGCATCCCTGCAGCTGTTTACATTGAACAATGGCGCGTGCCCTCGCAGCGGAACCGGCTGGGCGGCAATCCTCTGGGCTTGCTACTTTATCGCGCCGCTTGTTAGCGCGTCTACACTCGTCAGTTTTGGAGCCCAAGTATGGAGCGATATTCGGGGCCCCGCGCACCGTGCGGGGCAGCTGCGCGGACACACGGTCGTGGCTGGGTATGGCAAGTACACCGAAGCGCTGCTGGCGAACTTGGCTCGCGAGAAAGCGCGGAAGGTGGTAATCATTGACTCCAACGGGAAGCTTGCGAGTCCACATCATCCGGAGCACCGTGAATGGCCGGTTCTTCGCGGTGACTTCGGGAGCGAGGGCGTCCTACGTGCCGCCGGCATCAGCGTCGCCGACGAGGTCTACGCCGCGTCGGATCAGAGCTTCCGCAACCTCGCCGCGTGCCAGCAGGCGGTGGCGGTACGACCCGGTATCCGTTCGTACGCGCTAGTTGCTGATCCAGACCTCTGGGACGGCCTGGGTGACACGGTGACAGACCTCGGCATCGAACCGATCAATCCCTACGCGGTCGCAGCGCGAAACTGGGACTTCGATGGCCCCGTGCTAGTGCTTGCAGGATTCGGCGGGTTCGGACGCGCGATCGTTCTGGAGCACGGGCGCGGCGCGACTCGACGGCTCAAGCGCGTCGTGTTGATCGATCGCGATGCCGATCGGAAGTGCCGGCATCTCCTGAAGACCTACGGGCGCGACGACATCGCGGAGCTCGTGCCCATCAAGGGGGATATCTACGACCCAGCGGTCTTTGAGCAGGCGCTCACCCTCGCGAACGTTCCTGAGCCAATGGTCATGCTCGCGACCGGCGACGATGAGAGCAACGTCGAGATGGCGCTGGTCTTACGGCATCGCTGGAACATCAGCGCGACCGTCATCGTCCGCCTCGGCACGCAGAGCGCCGGCATGACGGAACTGGCCAAACGGGCTGGGTTCCGTTGCGTGGCGCTGCAGAACCTCATCAAGACTTCCGACCTGCAAGGCGCACGCACGCCGCCTGCCGAGATCGACCGTGGACCGTGA
- a CDS encoding thioredoxin family protein yields the protein MTRTTTKPYTDLTSRAAVERLMSPGGGTGVIDFWAPWCAPCRALAPHFEAVAAQHTGDEPAVRFYKVNTEAHPQLAAAFNISSIPTMVLVHDGEVLDVVVGALDARRLAAKVDWLLSRARGQGFWARLVGRKPAAVAPAGDEVAKSRPA from the coding sequence ATGACGCGAACCACGACCAAGCCGTACACCGACCTCACGAGCCGCGCGGCGGTGGAGCGCCTGATGAGCCCGGGCGGCGGGACCGGCGTGATCGACTTCTGGGCGCCGTGGTGCGCCCCCTGCCGCGCGCTCGCCCCGCACTTCGAGGCGGTCGCCGCGCAGCACACGGGGGACGAGCCCGCGGTGCGCTTCTACAAGGTGAACACCGAGGCGCACCCGCAGCTGGCGGCCGCGTTCAACATCAGCTCCATCCCGACGATGGTGCTGGTGCACGACGGCGAGGTGCTCGACGTCGTGGTCGGCGCCCTCGACGCCCGCCGGCTCGCCGCGAAGGTGGATTGGCTGCTGTCGCGGGCGCGGGGTCAGGGCTTCTGGGCTCGCCTGGTCGGGCGAAAGCCAGCCGCGGTCGCGCCGGCGGGCGACGAGGTCGCGAAGTCGCGCCCGGCCTGA
- the mgtA gene encoding magnesium-translocating P-type ATPase, translating to MSLRAPPPRRAPPLTVPWWALEVAEVARQLDTDGAGLTTAEAELRLRRWGANTLQAKAAVTQRAVLWRQVHNPLLLLLVFAAAASLATAAWVDAAIVTVIFAASTAFGYAREYAAERSAEVLSARVQLHTTAIRDGRPTPVPTQALVPGDLVALSAGSIVPADLRVISASDCFVNEAALTGESFPAEKRPTAVATDARLADRASAVYRGCDVRSGSATGLVVATGSASELGAIAHRLTEARPETEFQRSLRHFGYLLTTTMLVVALAVFAINVILGRPPIATLLFAIALAVGLSPELLPAIVSINLARGAQLMAKHGVLVRRLEAIENLGSMDVLCTDKTGTLTEGDVALAGAFEPGGAPSPEVQALAFTNASLQAGFTNPLDAAIIARGGAAAQPAKVTELPYDFARKRLSVVVATAAGVRLICKGAFESVLACCARGADGAPLDDAARVALRGRYQAWAAAGTRVIGVATRDLPAGTPIDRATEAELTFAGFLTFTDRPKAGAAAAIAALVGLGVKVKIISGDSALVTHHVAGAVGLDAARLLTGHDVAALDQDGLTRAVDQADLFAEVDPNQKLRVIAALRRAGHVVGFLGDGINDAPAMHAADTSLSVEGAVDVARAAADFVLLEPDLDVIRRGVEAGRRTFANTLKYVLTTMSANLGNMISMAAASLLLPFLPMLAGQILLNNLLSDIPAIGLADDAVDPELVAQPRRWHMGFILSFMIRFGALSSLFDAFTFGLLWYGFAAGPALFRTGWFIESLLTELVIALVVRTHRPLYRSRPGRVLLWSTLALIPITCAIPFVPGATILGFVAPPPLLLASLLGVTVAYVGAAELLKRRGRGLTPAGVTRHARCAAPTWSRNHSESNQEVVPQRPCAVKARRPSPRDRERARCRRDRVATRDRVAPGACVATVRHTRSSRAGAKPWLGSGRSRSRSGTTAP from the coding sequence ATGTCGCTGCGCGCGCCTCCGCCACGCCGGGCGCCGCCGCTCACCGTGCCGTGGTGGGCGCTCGAGGTCGCCGAGGTGGCGCGCCAGCTCGACACCGACGGCGCCGGCCTGACCACCGCCGAGGCCGAGCTGCGGCTGCGGCGGTGGGGGGCCAACACGCTGCAGGCGAAGGCCGCAGTCACGCAGCGGGCGGTGCTGTGGCGACAGGTCCACAACCCGCTGCTGTTGCTGCTGGTGTTCGCCGCCGCCGCATCGCTGGCCACCGCGGCGTGGGTCGACGCGGCGATCGTCACGGTGATCTTCGCCGCCTCCACCGCGTTCGGCTATGCCCGCGAGTACGCCGCGGAGCGCTCGGCCGAGGTGCTGAGCGCCCGGGTCCAGCTGCACACCACCGCGATCCGCGACGGAAGGCCGACCCCGGTGCCGACCCAGGCGCTGGTGCCCGGGGATCTGGTCGCGCTGTCCGCCGGCAGCATCGTGCCCGCGGACCTGCGCGTCATCAGCGCCAGCGACTGCTTCGTCAACGAGGCCGCGCTCACCGGCGAGAGCTTCCCCGCCGAGAAGCGCCCGACAGCGGTGGCGACCGACGCCCGCCTGGCCGACCGCGCCAGCGCGGTCTACCGCGGCTGCGACGTGCGCAGCGGCTCGGCGACCGGGCTGGTGGTGGCCACCGGCAGCGCGTCCGAGCTCGGCGCCATCGCCCACCGCCTGACCGAGGCCCGGCCCGAGACCGAGTTCCAGCGCTCGCTGCGGCACTTCGGCTACCTGCTCACCACGACGATGCTGGTCGTCGCGCTGGCGGTGTTCGCGATCAACGTCATCCTGGGCCGGCCGCCGATCGCGACGCTCCTGTTCGCGATCGCGTTGGCGGTGGGCCTGAGCCCCGAGCTGTTGCCAGCGATCGTCAGCATCAACCTGGCGCGCGGCGCGCAGCTGATGGCCAAGCACGGCGTGCTGGTCCGGCGGCTCGAGGCGATCGAGAACCTCGGCAGCATGGACGTGCTGTGCACCGACAAGACCGGCACGCTGACCGAGGGCGACGTGGCCCTGGCTGGGGCGTTCGAGCCGGGCGGCGCGCCGTCGCCGGAGGTCCAGGCGCTGGCCTTCACCAACGCGTCCTTGCAGGCCGGCTTCACCAACCCGCTCGACGCGGCCATCATCGCGCGCGGCGGCGCGGCGGCGCAGCCGGCCAAGGTCACCGAGCTCCCCTACGACTTCGCCCGCAAGCGCCTGAGCGTGGTGGTCGCGACCGCCGCCGGCGTGCGCTTGATCTGCAAGGGGGCGTTCGAGTCGGTGCTGGCGTGCTGCGCGCGCGGCGCCGACGGCGCGCCGCTCGACGATGCCGCCCGGGTCGCGCTGCGCGGCCGCTACCAGGCCTGGGCCGCCGCCGGCACCCGGGTCATCGGCGTCGCCACCCGTGACCTCCCGGCGGGCACGCCGATCGACCGAGCCACCGAGGCCGAGCTGACCTTCGCGGGCTTCCTGACCTTCACCGATCGTCCCAAGGCCGGCGCCGCCGCGGCGATCGCGGCCCTGGTCGGCCTCGGCGTGAAGGTGAAGATCATCAGCGGCGACAGCGCGCTGGTGACCCACCACGTCGCCGGCGCGGTCGGGCTCGACGCCGCCCGCCTGCTCACCGGCCACGACGTGGCCGCGCTCGACCAGGACGGGCTGACCCGCGCGGTCGATCAGGCCGACCTGTTCGCCGAGGTCGACCCCAACCAGAAGCTGCGAGTGATCGCCGCGCTGCGCCGCGCCGGCCACGTGGTCGGGTTCCTCGGCGACGGCATCAACGACGCGCCGGCGATGCACGCCGCCGACACCAGCCTGTCGGTGGAGGGGGCGGTCGACGTGGCGCGAGCGGCCGCCGACTTCGTGCTGCTCGAGCCCGACCTCGACGTGATCCGCCGCGGGGTCGAGGCCGGGCGCCGCACGTTCGCCAACACGCTCAAGTACGTGCTGACCACCATGAGCGCCAACCTCGGCAACATGATCAGCATGGCGGCGGCATCGCTGCTGTTGCCGTTCTTGCCGATGCTGGCCGGACAGATCCTGCTCAACAACCTGCTGTCGGACATCCCGGCGATCGGCCTGGCCGACGACGCGGTGGATCCCGAGCTGGTGGCGCAGCCGCGCCGCTGGCACATGGGCTTCATCCTCAGCTTCATGATCCGGTTCGGCGCGCTGAGCTCGCTGTTCGACGCGTTCACGTTCGGCCTCTTGTGGTACGGCTTCGCCGCCGGCCCGGCGCTGTTCCGCACCGGCTGGTTCATCGAGTCGCTCCTGACCGAGCTGGTGATCGCGCTGGTGGTGCGGACCCACCGTCCGCTCTACCGGAGCCGGCCGGGGCGGGTGCTGCTGTGGTCGACGCTGGCGCTGATCCCGATCACCTGCGCCATCCCGTTCGTGCCGGGCGCCACCATTCTGGGCTTCGTCGCGCCGCCGCCGCTCCTGCTGGCGTCGCTGCTCGGCGTCACGGTCGCGTACGTCGGCGCCGCCGAGCTGCTCAAACGCCGCGGGCGCGGGCTCACCCCCGCGGGCGTGACCCGGCACGCTCGGTGCGCCGCGCCGACCTGGAGTCGCAACCACTCAGAGTCCAACCAAGAGGTGGTGCCCCAGCGGCCCTGCGCGGTGAAGGCGCGACGGCCGTCTCCCCGCGACCGCGAGCGAGCCAGGTGCCGCCGAGATCGAGTCGCAACCCGAGATCGAGTCGCCCCCGGAGCGTGCGTCGCGACCGTCCGACACACCCGATCCAGCCGCGCCGGTGCGAAGCCCTGGCTGGGAAGCGGCCGCAGCCGGAGCCGGTCTGGTACAACCGCGCCATGA